The sequence TTTATGAGGATGTCGGCATATGTAAAACACTatagcagggtgtgtgtgtgtgtgtctgcatggtaTGATAAGATGCAATCAGTGGGGGTGAGAGTAGTGTGGTGCTATAGCAAAGTGCaacgtctctgtgtgtttttcttgctCTTCTTGTTGCTGCGATTTGTCTCCTTGTATCTCCTGATTTCCCTCACCAGGGAATAAAAGGCATCCTCCACACCCTGAGCAAAAGATAGGGAAAGCTGTAATGGTTTTCTTTGGATTTCATATCAACAATAATTAGGAAGTGGGGATTTTAAAAACATGGCCATTGTAAAGCACTGCCTACAGTTCAATAGTATGTCCATGTATTCAAGTTTAATACTCTATGCGAAGTGTACATTATGTATGCAGGAGCATGACGTACATGACTGCACTGTGGAAGAACTTAGTGTCTCCTATGGCCACCAAACACAAAGCATAGACGATCCAACTTGGACCTCAAATTAAGAGTGACCCTTATTGGGCCACAAGGGTGACATCTATGATAAACTATGATAGTCAATAAAGAAGTAGCATTAAGATCAGCAACAACAGTATTTTCTTTTAAACCTGAATTGTAGagtcaatctttttttttttttataggaaCGTGCTTTAGatcaaattcaaatgtatttcagTGAAGACAGTCTAAGATACTAATCGGGcaatgcacacaaatgcactttaGTATCATTAAAGCAAAGTGGAGGTTGACGAGAGAACAAATCGCATGCGGCGAATTGTATTGTGTAGTAAGCTTCGCATTAAACTCAAAGGCTGAAAAACACAATTTGTATCTTCAGAAACCCTATGACATTGTTTCGAAGAATCTATCTGCCACCATATGCTGTGACCTAATAGTCTTGTCAACTGTGAAAACTCCAATATGTATAATGCTTTTACTCTGGTTACCTGTCGTGTTTTGGCTGAGGTCTCCACGAAGGGAATGCCGTAGCCGCGGGCCAGCTCCTGAGCCTGCCGCGACTCCACGGTGCGGGTGCTCAGATCGCTCTTGTTCCCCACCAGGACCATGGGAACGTTCTCGCTGTCCTTCACGCGGTTGATCTGTTCCCTGAACAGACACAGGAAAGTCAACTCGTCAACAAGCACGAAACATCTGATCTAATAAACACACTGAGGTGAGGAGCATGAAAATAGTGAAACTTATTTCACGTTAAGGTGAGCTGTGTTGgttctcatatatatatatatatatatatatatatttgggtGTGAGAATATGTACACCTATCTTTACCACTTTATATTTGCACAAGATTCAATCACAAGGGTTGTCCCAGGTGTTCCACCATGTAGACACTGCgtttgtgtgtacctgtaaaGGTGTACATCCTCAAATGATTTGATGTTGTTgatggcaaacacacagaggaagccctctcctgtcctcatgTACTGGTCTCTCATGGCGCTGTACTCCTCCTGACCTGCAGTGTCCAGGATGTCCAACAGACAGGTCTCCCCATCAATCACCACCTGCTTCCTGTAGGAGtcctacacagacagacacctaccaTAGTTACgttgctctgacacacacaaattatgaggCAAAATGAGGACTTTACACCAAATATTCACTGGAAGAAAATCAAGAGCTTGACCACACTCAATAAACCCTTGTCATGGAAGTTAGTTTAATGTAGACGTATTATACACAGACTGGTAATGAGACACCTCCACGGTACCACTAAACActgacatcacacagacacattggtTAGACAAGCATCTCAGTTCTTAGCACGTTTACTTTGTTGTATTGTTTACAGGTCTATATCACTAATCTGGCACATAACAGGGCtgatttcacacaaacacacacctcgaTTGTGGGATCATATTCGTCAACAAAGTGGTTCTGGATGAGCTGAATAGTCAGAGCACTCTTCCCCACACCACCagctcccaccaccaccagcttGTATTCGGTCATCCTGAGGACAGAGACGGGAGAATACAGGTAACGTTAAGCGAGATATGCAAAGAGAGGTCAGCCTTAGCATTAGATACTATAATTCGATGCTAACTGCAGGACTATTGTACAGATTAATCTCCAACAAACTAGCAGTTAAAACTAGTTTGACTACAAGGTACGTTTGTCTTCGCCTGTCAATCACTTTGATGATGGTTGACATTCACACGAAAACTGCTTGCGAAGTTAACGTTAATTTAAACTAACTGTCTACTAAAGCACAATGTAAACACGCACGTATTTCCATGCGTATGTAAGATGGAGAATTGTTGGTGATTGTTTGATAGATAGACAGCTCGCTaatcgcaaaaaaaaaaaaaaaaatcacagcacagacacagaaggcGGCTAAGCACTCTGCTCAACTAGCAAACTGGCTAGTTAGCAGactggctaacgttagctacaaaCTGCAAGTGTGGTTAAGACATGACCTGAAAACACTGAGCCGGAGTTTGACCCACATCCGATAGCTTCTAGCTAACGTGTACAATTGCTTTTGCAACAAAGAACTTATTTACAAAAGATCATATAGAATAAAACAGCAACCATTTTTACCTTCAACGTGCTTTCTGGTAATTTTCTCCGGTTAAACTCGCCGTGACTTGAGAATGAAATTATGGAGCTAATCGGGGAGCCACATAGCCTGAATACGTTCTTCCTTATTAATAAGAAACCAGCTACTAGCAACTTTACAAACACATTAATTGTCTTTTCCACATCGACGAACCCATTCGTAAATCATAGATACCAAAGCTATTATATTTCTAAGAAATCCGAAAAGAAATTTCAGAAGCCGGAGAAATCGGTAGTGGCTTTATCTTTTCCAAAGCTTTGAGATTCATTGTGGGTGAGAATAGGCGGGACTTCATGGACCAACAGCCATTCGTGTTCAAGTTTCTTACTAGAGTGTCGATGTAATTGGAACAAAAATGACGAAAGTATGGATTGTCCAATTACTGCGAGTTGTCTTTTACTAATTCCCCATTATTCCCCGCCTTCGTTGTGGATATATACGCCAATGAATAACGACTAGAGGTGTAAAGACGGACGTGTCTGGTTGGTATAGTGTGCTCCTCAACTCAGATTTATATAAAGGGTGTTTGCAATTGTAATAAATTAAAATCGAAATGATTTTGAGTATTTTTAGATTTCACACGTTTGTAGTTCATACAATTAACTTACAATCATTTAAATCGTTCAGCAGTGCCGTTCTTTCATTGCGATAACAAAAACTGGACACTAGTGAATAAACCCCAAATCTGAAATTTCACCCCGTCAAACCGCACCCTAATCCCATCACAGGACTGGATTAACCAATCACATTACTGTAATCATagtgtgttctgattggtcacCACGAACTCTGTATTTTAAAGGCATTGATGTCTTTCAGAGTTTCACCACAGAATGTCGCTGCATACATTTTTTTCGTACAAtagagtctctctccctctctctctgacagatggagggaggatTATCTTGGTGATTTCAGGCAAAGATTAGAGGAGAGCAGATGCACTCAGTGggaggagagaaatagaaatgacagagagaatgaaaggatgGAAAAACTGTATAATACCAGGCTTGGAATCAGATTGGTCAATTTTACCCTGCGTACGTCAGGACACCATCTTCCATCCGTAGCCTGTGTTGAACACAGGTGGCGTGCAAAGCTATAGATTGTAATTCGTGGGCCTCAGTTGGTAGAATCAAGTAAcacca is a genomic window of Clupea harengus chromosome 1, Ch_v2.0.2, whole genome shotgun sequence containing:
- the zgc:55558 gene encoding zgc:55558: MTEYKLVVVGAGGVGKSALTIQLIQNHFVDEYDPTIEDSYRKQVVIDGETCLLDILDTAGQEEYSAMRDQYMRTGEGFLCVFAINNIKSFEDVHLYREQINRVKDSENVPMVLVGNKSDLSTRTVESRQAQELARGYGIPFVETSAKTRQGVEDAFYSLVREIRRYKETNRSNKKSKKNTQRRCTLL